The Trichoderma breve strain T069 chromosome 2, whole genome shotgun sequence DNA segment tcaagcatcatcaaggacgCCTTGTGCGGCTGGGTGCTCTGCTAAGTGTTACTAGTATGCGGTTGGATGAGGGCCGTGGAATCTTCATGCATACGTCACACCGACTATTTATACCACCTAATCATACAGTATCTTCTTGGAGAAGTCTGTTCTGAGATATGCTATCCGGAGCGTATGTTTGAGTTTGTTCAAGGACAGCGTCCTTGCGTCACGGTGAAGTGAGCTATACTCCTTGAAGCAAATATCTCCTACagccatttttttttgtcaaGATGTCGATACTCGAGAGACAAGATCACCCGAACGTAGTTGCCAACAATTCGGGACATGGTAGCCAATACATATCTGAAGGCCTTGGAGACCAGAATGCGGTGTATGGTGGTATGATGGTTAATCAGCACTTCAACTGTAAGATCGCAATTCTTTCCGTGAAGTTTCATATTAGTTATTAACGACTGCTCAGTCAGTTTGTTAAATGGGAAGAATGGGAAGATGAGAATACCGCCTTCAGTCGGACAACTCTTTCAGAAATTTGGGGGACCAGAGAGTTGGGTACAAGAGCCAAACGGTGGGTAGTTGAGAGAGCAGAACAGCCAAAAATTTGATATGCTAACAAATGTCAATAGATGTAAACATATTCAAGTGGTTAACGACCCAACCAAATCAAGTTCCACTCGATTTCACTCCGTATCAACACAATCTCATCATTCAGCTGTCTAAGGGTACCGGCAAGTGGATTCTCAACTCTGAGGAGTTTCTCGAGTGGAAAGAAGTCTCCAACTCGTCCCGAATTCTATGGATGCAAGGCATACGTAAGTAGAAAACATACCACTGTTTAGAATTGTCGCTTTTGCTAAGAAAATCCTTGCAGTTGGATCTGGTAAAACTATACTCCTGTTAGAACCACCAGTCGACGGCATTAGAATTGCATATGCTAACATGTTACCTGCAAGGTCGCTTATCGTTGATTCTATCGAAAAACAGATCCAAAACCAAGATGAAACTGCTTGcatttacttcttttttcaaGCGGAGAAGCACGCTGTCCCACTCAAGCGTATCTGGGCGACGTTGCTGACCCAGCTCTTGAGCGCAAATTCGAGCAACATAGCAAGTgatctgaagaagaaattcaCGGATCCGTTCAAAAGATTAGCCGCACTTAATCCATCGGAATATTTCGATCTCTTCAAGGCACAGGCAGCTACCTTCAAAACAGTTTATCTTGTCATCGATGCCCTGGATAGCTGCCAGAACGCTCCCCGAGAAGCGACGCTAAAGAGGTTCCAAAAAGCTCTCGTGGATCTCCCAGATAATGTTCGTATTCTTTTCACATCTAGAGACAATTATATAGGAAAAGACATCGGAGCGCATCGAGAGTTATCCATCACACCAAGAGAGGCAGATGTGTCGGCCTATGTCAAGAATCGAATTGCGGATGATACACGCTTACGAAGCGTACTGTCTAAGGCTGAACACCAAGACGAGATTATAAGAGGTGTTACAACGAGGGCCATGTCTAGCAAGATGTCAGTGTAGCAATCGAATACTTTGCGTCAGTAATGGCGACTAATTCCATTCAGGTTTTTGTCAGCCAAACTTTACATGGATCATTTGAGCAAGCAAGGAACCACCCTTTTTGAGATAATGCAGGCTTTGGAGCATCTCCCCGACAGCGCATTGGGAGCATTTAAAGCATTAACGAAGCAAATTGCTCAGAGGTTAAAGATAAACAGGGGCAGCGGTGAACTCCTTTTAACAAAACATATCCTCCTCTGGGTCTCACATGCCAAAGTCGATATGAATATTGAACAGATCCGGGATAGCTTCGCTATCCACAAGAGCGAGGGGGGCTGCTATGAGGACCATCGTCCTGCCAAAGAGCTAGTGATGCGCGCTTGCACAGGATTGGTCAAAACTGAAAAGGGGACGTTTGGCTTAGTCCATAAGTCAGTTAAGAAGCACCTTCTCCAGTTTGAAATTATATCCAACGATGCCGACCTGGAGATAGGCAAAACGTGCTTATACTTTCTGATCAATGCGtgcaaggaaaaggagaactCTCCACTGCTACAATATGCCGCCAAATGTTGGTGGGCACACCTCAACAGTAAAGATCAGGTGTTCGACAAGAAGACAGACTCACTGGTTCTGAGCCTCCTCGAAGATGGGCCCAACCTCACCAGAGCCTTTGATGCAatggaggaggtggaaggCGGTGCATTTAACGGCATGACAGGCTGGCACGCCGCCGTACATTTCGACCTTCTGTCGTGGGCCGAGCGTCTTCCGCCCAATATCGATGTCGACGCTCAATGTTCAGATGGCCAGACGGCTTTGCACTGGGCAGTTCGATACGGTCGACGAAAATTTGTGGAACTTTTGATCCGCAAATCGGCAAACTTAAACTTATGTGATCAGGCTGGCGATACACCCCTCCATAAAGGCCTCGTGGGGCCAACTGCGGACAATGTGGCAATAGTTAAGGCGCTCATAAAGTCCGGTGCGCGGCTGGATATCCGAAACGGAAAGGGTGTGTCACCCCTAGAAACCGTCATCCAATACGGGCCTCCATCGATTGCTAAGCTGATGATTGAGAGCAAAGAGGATATCAACGCTGAGATATTTGAAGACTGGACGTTGTTGAGATACGTTTTTGAGATCTCTGGTGTAGTAGACCAAGGGAGCCTGGAGACCAAACATGGAGAATGGGATCAGCTACAGGTTGCAGTCACACACCATTTCCAATCCCTTACCGAACTGCTATTTGAGCTCGGCGTTGACCTTAATCGCCCTTCCACTAAAGATGGATGGACTCCCCTCGTATTCGCagccagcaagaagaacatcTCCCTGATGCGGCGGCTACTGAATCGAGAGCCTAACCCTGCTCGAGTCGACATGCAGGAtcgagagaagaaaacttCTCTTTGGTGGGCCACACATCACGGAATGACCGATGCGGTTCAGCTACTAGTTAAACACGGTGCCAATGTGAGCGAGGCTTGTGGTGATGGCTCGACTCCGTTGCATGAGGcagtcaagaagaaaaacagcaGGCTGGTGCAGCTATTTGCCAGCCTCGGGGCGAACGTGAACACAAAAGTGCCAAAAACGTCAACCTTGTTGATTGAGGCTATCAGGCTGCAAGATCATGACACAGTCTGGGTGCTGCTGAACGCGGGGGCAAAGCCAAACGAGCAGGACCTCAACGGCAAGTCAGCACTCTTTTACGCTATTGAGAGGCAAGACAACAACCTCGTATGGCTCTTAATCAATAAAGGTGCTTCCGTCACAGCCCCGAGCCTCGCCAAGAAAGCCGGCGGCAAGAATATGGGCATGTATATGCAGCCGCCCCTCGAACAAGCACTAAGACGAAAGAACAATTCAGCCGCATGGCTGCTTTGTGAACATGGAGCCTCCCCAGGCGCTGTTATTGATGAGACGGGTAGAACGTTACTGCATTTGGCGGCATACAGCGGAGATCTTGAAGCTGCTCGTCTCCTTATTCAGCGTGGCGCTAGCATTGTTGTCCAAGGGGAGGGTGGGCTAACACCGTTACATTATGCTGTTTTGCTGGGTAGGGAAGATATTGTCACCCTACTAAGCTCCCACATTGCAGAAGCGTCATCCTTCGATGTCACTGATGCTTATGGCAATACGGCCCTTTCTCTGGCCACACTGAAACGGAATCCAGCCATAATAGAGATCCTAGTCCGTCGCGGAGCCTCTTGCAAGGCAGCTGGCTCGAAAGGCCTGACACCACTACATCACGCCGCTCGTCTGGGATTTGGAATAGGGCTTCGCCTGTTATTAGATGGCGGGGGTGATGCAAACTCGGTTGACGACAATTCCTTCACGCCAATCCACCACGTTGTCAATGGCTATTCCGACCAGAGCTTAATAAACATGTTAGCAGAGGCTGGCGCTAATCTGAACCTGAAAGACAGGAGTGGTCGAACGCCACTAATGCTGGCTGCTCAGCTGGGTAAACATGAGCTGGTAGTTTGTctccttgatgctggagctggtgctggagTGGTCGATGCAGGTGGATATACGGCATATCACTATGGAGAGAATTATCCTGACATCCAAGAACTGCTCAGAACACGTGGAGGAAGACACATGTAGAGAGGATCGTGTACGTCAATATGGCAGAAATGGCATGGACCGGGGAGGTAATATAATGTACACATACTCACGGGATGTTCTGCATGCTTAGTCTAGCAAGGTTGACTGCAAACATTCCTTCAAAGCTCTTTAGTCAATGTGGATCATTCTTGGGGCGATCTAACCGCCTGCTAACTTTAGCTTCTCTATATACATGTGATCCATAACCAATGTCCGTAATGGAAGAGCTCCATGCGAGTCATATGCCTGTCACTGTGATATATATGGGTGCTGTTGATGGTCCGTTGAACTGTACCCCTGTTCCCATTGAGATGTTCTGATCGCCTTGTCCCTCATGGACGAACTGGGATCCCCTGCCGGTATTGTAAAATGTCACAGTCGTGCGGCGGCCAAAGTATATGGGTTCTCGTTTCTCAACTGTCGTGTTCCTTATCATGTCGGTAAGATCATTAACCTGGGTCCGAGTGGCTGATTTCACCGAGTGGTTCGCAGCCAGCACGTGTACATCGTTTAGGATGCCATTCATTAGGCTCTCGATTTTTTCGGCGGCAGGGAACATCTTGATCGCTTTCACACAGCGCCTTGCTTTGGATGCCCCTTGTGTAGGCATTATAGTGTGTAGAGTCTTGTTGAGCACAGTCGCTTTGTCATAACAGCTCTCAAGAATCTTGACCAAGGCGTCGCGCGATTTTACCCTCGATAATTCTTCATTAccctccttttcttcttcttccaaggtCTCTCTCGCTATTTCCAATGTATCTTGGACGGTGGGGAGGCGTGCAGCCACATTGCGGAAGCATCGTGGTAGGCCTGAGGCATCCTCGACGGCTTCGTAAATTTTCAGCGAGGCATCCACTATCGAGATGATGCCTGAAATAATTCCAATTAGCTCGGCGCCGGACATTGCTGGTAAAGGTGTAATTAGCTGCAATTGTGCCGAAACAAAATAGTAGAAGTTATCTTTGGGGATTATTTGATGATTTCGTGATCTGCTTTTCTCCCCTCAGGTTGAACTGGAAATTGGGACCTTGGGGTATTATTAGGCTCGAAAGGCTACAGGTACCTGGGGGAGACGAATACGGGTATCTCTAGGAGAGCCAGACAGACTGTACTCCCTGCTCGCATATGTAGGAGTACGAAAATGGAGAACCGCCACTTTGCGCAGCCGTTTACTGGGTACTACACTCGTCGTCACAACAGTATTACTATGGTCCGCGCTTGGCCATCGTGAGACACACGgctggatggatggaagtaAACACCAATAGATCTGAGACTGCACAAATTgctcgaaaaaaaaaacctaatATCTGGAGATATATCCTTCCGTCAAGCCACCGGAAAATCCGCATATGACCTATCGTACACTATTGAACGTAGCGTACGCAACAGCCTCGCAAAGCGTGAAGAGGAAGTAATCCTCCTCTGTTAGTGTACAGAGGCGAATATACAAGCGTGTGGCAGTCCACTTCCCTCGTATTGGTGTGACCATCAGAAGATCCCCGCCTCAATACTCCGTACGTGTTGTTACATCTTGATTCCACTTTCAGGCTTACTGAGAAGCATCGGCAAGGGGCATCAGTGGCAGTATATAGGCTTAGCTTATGAGGGTCTTGAACACAAATACTGTTGCAAGCCAGGGTTTAGCCAAGACATGCATCCGTTATCGGCCAAGCTGTAGTCTGTCATCACGACGGTTGGTGGCATAGGCTCAAGAGACAAGGGTGTTTTTCACAGTGCCCCCAGCTGGGCCTCAATACTGGGACTGGTAAGTGTGTTGTTATATGGCGGACAACCCATATTCAGTCGATAGTACATAACCAGTTTACAGATGGATTGAGTGCTACATGTATTCTAGCTTAGGCTGGCTTAGCGACGATGTTAGCAGAGACGGGCGCCAATCTGGACGGGAATAGGCGAATTCTTAGTGCTGGCAACCAACCCACCTCAACACCGAAGCCAATGCTGATTGGGGATGGAGGTGGCTGCATGTGGGTGACGTTTCATTCTAGCAGCCGAGCCCAAAGGTGACCCGGTTCAAGGGATTGCATCTACGGAGTAGTCTACATAATATCCACAAAATAACAGGCTGCAtcctcgtacgagtatgtatcAGCTTCCCATTAGCCCAAGGGTCAGTGGGATGGCGAGCTCGAGATACAATTGATGCAGAGGCAAATTGAGACAGCGAATCACCAATATACGGCTTCACCGATGGATGCGCACAAGACCTGTATACGGCTGCCAAGTGGCGTGGCATGTTGTCATACCTTTCTACGGACGCCTATTCCTCTACCCTCCGCGACACCCTCGATTGACCTGAAAAAGGGCGAAATGAAGCAGACAAATCGCCCAAGTTGGCGTTGAGGGTAACATATATCGTCcagtttaaaattaaacttcTCGCCCACTCAAAATATAGAGAAATGCTGTACAAGCAAAGTAGTCACAGTTAGGAAAGAAATGATTACTCGCAGCCAAAGATCGGCGTTAAAAACTTCCAGCGGGAGGGTGGGAGAGAAATATATTAAGTAACCACCTTTAAGAGCCTGTTGTATCACGGTAGTGATACCAACACTTACTCCATGGGTATCTCATGACCGGCGTTGGGCAGCCTCTGTGTGCAGAG contains these protein-coding regions:
- a CDS encoding sigma domain on NACHT-NTPases domain-containing protein — its product is MSGAELIGIISGIISIVDASLKIYEAVEDASGLPRCFRNVAARLPTVQDTLEIARETLEEEEKEGNEELSRVKSRDALVKILESCYDKATVLNKTLHTIMPTQGASKARRCVKAIKMFPAAEKIESLMNGILNDVHVLAANHSVKSATRTQVNDLTDMIRNTTVEKREPIYFGRRTTVTFYNTGRGSQFVHEGQGDQNISMGTGVQFNGPSTAPIYITVTGI
- a CDS encoding ankyrin repeats (3 copies) domain-containing protein, which encodes MSILERQDHPNVVANNSGHGSQYISEGLGDQNAVYGGMMVNQHFNYVNIFKWLTTQPNQVPLDFTPYQHNLIIQLSKGTGKWILNSEEFLEWKEVSNSSRILWMQGILGSGKTILLSLIVDSIEKQIQNQDETACIYFFFQAEKHAVPLKRIWATLLTQLLSANSSNIASDLKKKFTDPFKRLAALNPSEYFDLFKAQAATFKTVYLVIDALDSCQNAPREATLKRFQKALVDLPDNVRILFTSRDNYIGKDIGAHRELSITPREADVSAYVKNRIADDTRLRSVLSKAEHQDEIIRGVTTRAMSSKMFLSAKLYMDHLSKQGTTLFEIMQALEHLPDSALGAFKALTKQIAQRLKINRGSGELLLTKHILLWVSHAKVDMNIEQIRDSFAIHKSEGGCYEDHRPAKELVMRACTGLVKTEKGTFGLVHKSVKKHLLQFEIISNDADLEIGKTCLYFLINACKEKENSPLLQYAAKCWWAHLNSKDQVFDKKTDSLVLSLLEDGPNLTRAFDAMEEVEGGAFNGMTGWHAAVHFDLLSWAERLPPNIDVDAQCSDGQTALHWAVRYGRRKFVELLIRKSANLNLCDQAGDTPLHKGLVGPTADNVAIVKALIKSGARLDIRNGKGVSPLETVIQYGPPSIAKLMIESKEDINAEIFEDWTLLRYVFEISGVVDQGSLETKHGEWDQLQVAVTHHFQSLTELLFELGVDLNRPSTKDGWTPLVFAASKKNISLMRRLLNREPNPARVDMQDREKKTSLWWATHHGMTDAVQLLVKHGANVSEACGDGSTPLHEAVKKKNSRLVQLFASLGANVNTKVPKTSTLLIEAIRLQDHDTVWVLLNAGAKPNEQDLNGKSALFYAIERQDNNLVWLLINKGASVTAPSLAKKAGGKNMGMYMQPPLEQALRRKNNSAAWLLCEHGASPGAVIDETGRTLLHLAAYSGDLEAARLLIQRGASIVVQGEGGLTPLHYAVLLGREDIVTLLSSHIAEASSFDVTDAYGNTALSLATLKRNPAIIEILVRRGASCKAAGSKGLTPLHHAARLGFGIGLRLLLDGGGDANSVDDNSFTPIHHVVNGYSDQSLINMLAEAGANLNLKDRSGRTPLMLAAQLGKHELVVCLLDAGAGAGVVDAGGYTAYHYGENYPDIQELLRTRGGRHM